GAACGAACACGTCATGCATGGCGTCCACGGCCTGTTCCTCGTCGCGCAGCAGGAAGCGGCAGCGCCGGAGCACCTGGGGGCCATAGCGTCGGTAATAGGCCTCCACATCGACGGACACCGCACGCGCCTCCCGGTTGGCCAGGGGAACACCGGTGCCCCGGAAATCTGTCACCGGCCTTTTGACGAAAGCGCCGTGCCTACCCCGTTTCCCCCCACCCCGGCCACCCCGAGCCGGGAAAGGAAAGCCCGCACGTCCGCCCGCCAGCTCCGACCTGGGCGAGCGGAGCACACCCGCCCACCCATGGCCCTCACTGCCCCGCGTCCCCCGGAAGCAGCCCCTGGCTCTGGGGAACGAGGACGGGCTGCACGCCGCCATCTGGCAGCATCACGCCCCGCAGGTCGTCATCCGCGTCCACGCCATCGACGACGCGCCGGAGGATGCGCCCATCCGGACGAAGGGCGTACTTCGCGCCGGAATCGAGCGACGGAAAACGCCGTCCACACGCGGCGGGGTTCTCGTCCACGAAGACGAAGAGCAGGCCGTCCTGCCGGAGCACCCGGTACGTGTAGGACTCGGGCCGGCTGTCACAGGATGTCGCCGCGCTCCCCAGCGGGAACAGGTCCTGCGAGACGATGGTCAACGCGCGCAGGGCCTCGCCATCCAGCACGACCGGCACACCGGCAGGGATGACGCCCGCGTCGGCATCGGAGGAGATCGGGAAGCGGACGGTCCGGTCTTCGAGCACTGGCGCCGAAAGAGGCTCGGGCCTCCGGGCGCAGCCCAGCAGCCCCAGCACCAACGCGACCGTCCTCAGCGACATGATCCGCCCTCGCATGCGGCCTTCCTACAGCGCATCCAGCCGATAGGTGCGCCCATCGAGCCAGGTGACGGTGCCATGGGACTCCTGTTTCCACCGGCCGCCCGTGCGCGACCACAGCATCATCTCCCGGGTGGCGGGAACGTATTGATAGAAGCCATCGCACGTGGGCGCGGTCGCATCTCGCGACCGCGAGAAGAACGCGATGATGGACAGGCGGACGCGGCCCTCCCGCGTCAGGACCTCCCAATCGTGAACGGTGGCCATCGACTCGATGAAGCGCAGGTCACCGGCGGAGAGGCGCGTCCCGAAGGGGTGGTTGTGCAGCGCGAAGATCTGCTTGAGCGTGCCGGGCGCGTAGCGGGAATCGTCCACGAACGGAGGCAGCGAACAACTGCGCAGCCCGCGCACCGCGTCTCCGGGACGGGATGAGTCCGACAGCATGCTCATCTCGTATCGCCCTTCGGGAGTGGCATAGAGCCAGGCGCAGTACTCCGTCGCCATGCGGAGGGCCACCTCGGGCTGTGTCTCCTGGAGCGCCACCACGGACGCGTTCGGCTTGGAGAGGATGAGAGGACAGGCCGCGGACAGCGCATCCGCCGCCAGGTCGAAGGGCCCGAAGTTCTTCAGTGGCCCCGGGATGTGCTCCGGCGACGCACCGGGACCGGGTCGCCAGACCCCTTCCACTTCCCGCGGAGCCGAGCAGCCCGCCAGCAGGCCCAGCCCGGCCACCAGCCCCCACCCAGACCAGCGAGAACGGTTAAACATGAATTCCAGCAAAGCACGTCCAGGACGTGCGCCCAACTCGCGAGTCCACTTGACCTGCAAGCAGAAAAGCGACCGTTCGATCCTCGGGACCGGGGACTGTTTACTTACGGATGCGGGAGACCGTTCCAGGGTTTAACGGAAGCTGGAACGTCTCTACCCTCCCCCGTCCGCTTCGCGCTCCCGTGATCCAAACGACCCCTGCCATCGACTCGCTGCGGGCGCGGTATCTGGCCGCGCAGCTCTCCGGAAACCGCCAGGAGGCCCTGCGCCTGCTCGTGGATGAGGGCGTGCTGTGCGGCGTGCCCCTCCAGGAGCTCCACCTGGAGGTCATCCAGGCGGCCCAGTACGAAATCGGCCGGCTCTGGCAGGAGAACATCATCTCCGTCGCCCAGGAGCACCTGGCCACCGCCATCTCCCAGTACGTCCTGGCCCATCTGTACCGCCACCTGCCCCGCGACCCGGCCAACGGCAAGGTCGTGATGATGGCGTGCGTGGAGGGCGAACTCCACGAGGTGGGCGCGCGCATGGCCAGCGACTTCCTGGAGATGGCCGGCTTCGACGTGCGCTTCCTCGGCGCCAACGTGCCCGCCGAACACCTGGCCCGCATGGTGCGCGAGTCCCCGCCGGACCTCGTGGCCCTCTCCGTCACCATGCCCTTCCACATGCCCCAGGTCCGGGACGCCGTGCGCAAGGTGCGTCAGGTGTCGCCGTCCCTGCCCATCGCCGTGGGCGGGCTCGCCTTCGACTGGGGCTCCGCCCTGGAAGAGGAACTGGCCGTGTCCTTCTTCGGCAAGAGCGTCCGCGAGCTGGTCGCCTCCACCTGCCGCCTGCTGGGGGTCTGACGCCATGCCGCACGTGAGCCTTCAGGTCGAGTCGCGGACCGGGCCCCTCGCTTCCGCCTCTGTTCAAGCTTTGTATGAAGACCCGTTCTGGGCCGCGCGCTACGGCATCCAGCGCGCCCGGCGCTTCGGTGACGAGGACGCCGTCTTCCACGTGCGCTACCTGGTACAGGCGCTGGACGCGGCGCGCCCCGCCATCCTGGAGGACTACGCGCGCTGGCTGCGCACCCTGCTCGTCACGCGCGGCATGTGCTCGCTGCACCTGGATCAGCACTTCCAGGGGCTCGGCCGCGCGCTCCAGGCGGAGGGCTTCGGCCCGGGCTCCCTGCCCTTCACCTACGTCGAGTCCGCCCGCCAGGCCCTGCACTACAACGAAGGCCCCGCCCACGTCCTGGAGGCGGATGCGCCCGGCCTCATCAGCGCGGTCGTCCGGCGGTTGGAACACCCGCTCCCCGCCGGAAGCCGCCCCCGGCTGGAACAAGAGGTGCGGCTCCAACTGTCCTATCTCTCGGATGCGCTCGCGCTCGGTCGCGACGACCTGTGGCATGCCCATCTCCAGTGGTACGCGGGCTTCTGGCCCCAGCGGGGCCTTTCCCCCCTGACTCTTGTTCAAACCCTGGACGCCTTGAAGGCAACCTTGGACGGACATTCCGAAGCGCTGACGTTGCTCGCGCGAACGCCCGATTCGTGGGAGGAGACCTGCTCATGATGAAGGAAGACGACCGCGCCTCCGGGATTTTCGAATCCCTCAGCCGAGAGCTGGCGTTGGCCTGCGATGCGCAAGGAACGGTCGTCTGGCGCGACGAGCGCGCGGCCCGCCTCCTGGGCATCAAGCCGGGCCAGACGCTCAAGAGCCTGGCGAGCCACGGCAGCGAGAGCAAGGTGGAGAAGCTGCTCGTGCAGGCGCGCGACGAGGCCGTGGACGGGTGGGAGCTCATCCTCCAGGACGGCCACAAGCCCGCGACGTTCGCCTTCCGCGCCCGGCCGCACGAGGGCGGCATCGCGCTGGTGGGCAGCCTGGTGCCGGAGGACTACGGCGCCGCGCTCACCCAGGTGAGCACCACGCTGGGAGAGCTGTCCGCGCTCCACCGCGAGACGGAGCGCCAGCAGCACGAGCTCAAGCGCCGCGCGGAGGAATTGGCCCGCCTGAACCGCGAGCTGGAGGAGTCCAACAAGGGCGTGCGCAGCCTGCACGCGGCCCTGGACGAGAAGGCGGAGAGCCTCCAGCGCGCGTCTGAAATCAAGAGCCGCGTGGTGGCCAACGTGAGCCACGAGTTCCGCACGCCGCTGCACTCCATCCTCGGCCTGTCCAAGGTGCTGCTCAACCCGCTCAACGGCAGCCTCGCGCCGGAGCAGGAGAAGCAGGTCCAGTTCATCCGCGGCTCGGCGGAGGCGCTCTTCGAGCTGGTCAACGACCTGTTGGACCTGTCCAAGGTGGAGTCCGGCAAGACGACGCTGCGCCACAGCCGCTTCGTCGCGTCCGACCTCATCAGCGCGCTGCGCGGCATGACGCGGCCCCTGCTGCCGCCGGACTCGACGGTGGCGCTCGACTTCGTGGAGCCCACGGAGCCCCTGGAGCTGGAGACGGACGAGGCCAAGCTCAGCCAGGTGGTGCGCAACCTCATCTCCAACGCGCTCAAGTTCACCGAGTCCGGCGCCGTCACGGTGACCGCGGCCCGGGGCCCGCGCGACACGGTGGTGTTCACCGTGAAGGACACGGGCATCGGCATCGCGCCGGAGAACCACGAGCGCGTCTTCGAGGAGTTCATCCAGGTGGACAGCCACCTGCAGCGGCGCGTGAAGGGCACCGGCCTGGGCCTGCCCCTGGCGCGAAAGCTGACGGAGCTCTTGGGCGGCACGCTCAACGTGCAGAGCCGGCTGGGCGAGGGCGCCACGTTCACCATCACCCTGCCGCGCGTCCACCCGGAGGTGTCGGAGATGACGGGGCTCACCCAGCGCAGCGAGGCGCTGGACCCCTCGCGCGCGCCGGTGCTGGTGCTGGAGGACGACCGCCAGACGCTCTTCCTCTACGAGAAGTACCTGGCGCGCTCCGGCTTCCAGGTGCTGCCCGTGCGCAGCGTGGAGGACGCGCGCAAGGTGATGCAGCGCGTGCGCCCCGCGGCCATGGTGCTGGACGTGATGCTGGAGGGCGAGACGAGCTGGAGCTTCCTCGCGGAGATGAAGAACGGGGAGCAGACGCGCGACATCCCCATCCTCGTCGTCACCGTGACGGACCGCGAGCAGAAGGCGCGCGCCCTGGGCGCGGACGAGTTCTGGCTCAAGCCCGTGGACGAGGTGCGCCTGCAGCGCAAGCTGTCCGCCATGGCGCGCACCGGGCCCGTGGAGCGGGTGCTGATCATTGACGACGACGACGTGCACCGCTACCTGCTCAAGCAGCTGCTCAAGGACACGCCCTTCCAGCTGCTGGAGGCCGCCAACGGCCGCGAAGGCGTCCGCATCGCCCGCGAGAACGCCCCGCACCTCATCTTCCTGGACTTCGTGCTGCCGGACATCACCGCCTTCGACGTGCTGGACGAGCTGAAGGCGGACCCCCGCACGCGCGACATCCCCATCATCCTGCACACCTCCCACCAGTTGCAGGAGTCGGAGCGCCAGCGGCTGGCGCGCGAGACCTCCGCCATCCTGGCCAAGCACACGCTCAGCCGCGAGGTGGCCATCACCCGCATCCGCGACGCGCTGTCCAAGGCGGGACTGGGGAACCGGGACCTGCGCGAGGTGAACCCCCGTGGCTGAGGAGTCGCGTCTGGCAACGGTCCTCAACGTCAACGACGACGCGGCCAACCGCTACCTCGTCAACCGCATCCTGGAGATGTCCGGCTACCACGTGCTGGAGGCGGCCACCGGCATGGCGGCGCTCCTCATGGCGGAGGAGCACCGCCCGGACGTCATCGTCCTGGACGTGAAGCTGCCGGACATCAGCGGCTATGAGGTCTGCGCGCGGCTGAGGGCCAACGCGGCCACGGCCGCCATCGCGGTGATGCACACGTCCGCGACCTTCGTCACGCCGGACAAGAAGGTGCAGGGCCTGGAGGGCGGCGCGGACGCGTACCTCACCCAGCCCTATGAGCCCTCGGAGCTCATCGCCACGGTGCGCTCGCTGTTGCGCCTGCGCCACGCGGAGCAGCAGGCCCGGATGCGCACGGACCAGCTCATCGAGATGGACCGCCGCAAGGACGAGTTCCTGGCCATGCTGGCCCACGAGCTGAGAAACCCGCTGGCCGCCATCATGACGGCCATTGGCATCCTGGAGCGCAAGGCGCCCTCGGACACCAAGGAAGCGCGGATGCACGGCATCATCCAGCGCCAGACGCACCACCTGGCGCGGCTGGTGGACGACCTGCTGGACGTCAGCCGCATCACCCGGGGCAAGGTGGAGCTGCGCAAGGAGCCGGTGAGCCTCACCGCCACCTTCCAGCAGGTGCTCGCCATCCTGCGCCCGCGCGTGGAGTCCCGCGGCCTGAAGCTGGAGGTCCACCTGCCGCGCGCGCCGCTGTGGCTGGAGGGTGACGCCACGCGCCTGGAGCAGGTCTTCACCAACCTGGTGGACAACGCGGCCAAGTACACGGACGAGGGCAGCGTCACCGTGGAGCTGTTCCAGGAGGGCGTGGACGGCAACGCGCAGGCGGTGCTGCGGGTGAAGGACACCGGCATCGGCATCCCGCCGGAGAAGCTGCCCGCCATGTTCGAGCTGTTCGCCCAGGCGGACACGTCCCTGGAGCGCTCACGCGGAGGCCTGGGCATTGGCCTCACGCTGGTGCGCACGCTGGTGCGGATGCACGGCGGCACCGTGGAGGCCACCAGCGGCGGCCCGGGCCTGGGCAGCGAGTTCGTGGTGCGGCTGCCCCTCATCCCCGCGGACCGCGTCCCCGTGTCGGCCGGGACGAACCTCCTGGACGCGCGGCGCGCGCGGCGCATCCTGCTGGTGGAGGACAACTCGGACGCGCGCCAGTCCATGCGCGACCTGCTGGAGCTGTGGGGCCACCAGGTGGCGGTAGCCCAGGACGGCCTGCGGGGCGTGGAGATGGCCCTGGAGCACGCGCCGGACCTGGCGCTGGTGGACATTGGCCTGCCGGGGCTGGACGGCTACCAGGTGGCCCGGACACTGCGCGCGCGCGTGGGACAGGGCTTGCGGCTGGTGGCGCTCAGCGGCTACGGCGACGCGGAGACCTACCAGCAGGCCTTGAAGGCCGGGTTCGACGTGCACCTCACCAAGCCGGTGCGGCCCGCGGACCTGGACCGGGTCCTGTCGAACCTCTGAAAGTGGGAGTGAAGGGTGGCTACCGCCGCGTCAGCGCGTTGGCCACCAGGCCCAGCAGCTTCACCTGGGCGGGGTCCAGCTGGCGCACGCTGCGCAACAGCCGGCGCACTTCCGGACGCTCCGGCGTGGGCGGCGGAGCCTCGCTGGTGCGCGCCGGCGGAGCGCCCTGCGCCGCGAGTCCCAGCAGCTCGTCCGCGGAGACGTGCAGCTCGTGGCACAGCTTCAGCAGGGTCTGGACGCTGGGGAGCATGCCGCCGCGCTCCAAGCGGCCGTACACTTCCGTGGCCACGTCGATTCGCTCGGCCACGTCGGCCTGCGTAAGCTCCATGCGGCCCCGGGCGACCCGTGCGGATGCGCCGATGGTGGTTGCGAGTTTCTTGTCCATGCCTTTGCTTGCCGACCCGAAACGTTTGGCCGACGGCATAGGACGTATAGAGGCAGACAGACAGAACTTGCCGGGTCAGCCTCCCATTGTTCACCCATAGGGTCGCTGCGCGGGAGGTGGACTTTCGGAGTCCGGGCAACCCCGACACCCATGGCTCTTTTGAGACGGAGCGCCCTCT
The sequence above is drawn from the Corallococcus sp. NCRR genome and encodes:
- a CDS encoding cobalamin B12-binding domain-containing protein: MRETVPGFNGSWNVSTLPRPLRAPVIQTTPAIDSLRARYLAAQLSGNRQEALRLLVDEGVLCGVPLQELHLEVIQAAQYEIGRLWQENIISVAQEHLATAISQYVLAHLYRHLPRDPANGKVVMMACVEGELHEVGARMASDFLEMAGFDVRFLGANVPAEHLARMVRESPPDLVALSVTMPFHMPQVRDAVRKVRQVSPSLPIAVGGLAFDWGSALEEELAVSFFGKSVRELVASTCRLLGV
- a CDS encoding hybrid sensor histidine kinase/response regulator codes for the protein MMKEDDRASGIFESLSRELALACDAQGTVVWRDERAARLLGIKPGQTLKSLASHGSESKVEKLLVQARDEAVDGWELILQDGHKPATFAFRARPHEGGIALVGSLVPEDYGAALTQVSTTLGELSALHRETERQQHELKRRAEELARLNRELEESNKGVRSLHAALDEKAESLQRASEIKSRVVANVSHEFRTPLHSILGLSKVLLNPLNGSLAPEQEKQVQFIRGSAEALFELVNDLLDLSKVESGKTTLRHSRFVASDLISALRGMTRPLLPPDSTVALDFVEPTEPLELETDEAKLSQVVRNLISNALKFTESGAVTVTAARGPRDTVVFTVKDTGIGIAPENHERVFEEFIQVDSHLQRRVKGTGLGLPLARKLTELLGGTLNVQSRLGEGATFTITLPRVHPEVSEMTGLTQRSEALDPSRAPVLVLEDDRQTLFLYEKYLARSGFQVLPVRSVEDARKVMQRVRPAAMVLDVMLEGETSWSFLAEMKNGEQTRDIPILVVTVTDREQKARALGADEFWLKPVDEVRLQRKLSAMARTGPVERVLIIDDDDVHRYLLKQLLKDTPFQLLEAANGREGVRIARENAPHLIFLDFVLPDITAFDVLDELKADPRTRDIPIILHTSHQLQESERQRLARETSAILAKHTLSREVAITRIRDALSKAGLGNRDLREVNPRG
- a CDS encoding ATP-binding response regulator encodes the protein MAEESRLATVLNVNDDAANRYLVNRILEMSGYHVLEAATGMAALLMAEEHRPDVIVLDVKLPDISGYEVCARLRANAATAAIAVMHTSATFVTPDKKVQGLEGGADAYLTQPYEPSELIATVRSLLRLRHAEQQARMRTDQLIEMDRRKDEFLAMLAHELRNPLAAIMTAIGILERKAPSDTKEARMHGIIQRQTHHLARLVDDLLDVSRITRGKVELRKEPVSLTATFQQVLAILRPRVESRGLKLEVHLPRAPLWLEGDATRLEQVFTNLVDNAAKYTDEGSVTVELFQEGVDGNAQAVLRVKDTGIGIPPEKLPAMFELFAQADTSLERSRGGLGIGLTLVRTLVRMHGGTVEATSGGPGLGSEFVVRLPLIPADRVPVSAGTNLLDARRARRILLVEDNSDARQSMRDLLELWGHQVAVAQDGLRGVEMALEHAPDLALVDIGLPGLDGYQVARTLRARVGQGLRLVALSGYGDAETYQQALKAGFDVHLTKPVRPADLDRVLSNL
- a CDS encoding helix-turn-helix transcriptional regulator; translated protein: MDKKLATTIGASARVARGRMELTQADVAERIDVATEVYGRLERGGMLPSVQTLLKLCHELHVSADELLGLAAQGAPPARTSEAPPPTPERPEVRRLLRSVRQLDPAQVKLLGLVANALTRR